DNA from Vitis vinifera cultivar Pinot Noir 40024 chromosome 19, ASM3070453v1:
atgtttattaaatgataaacatgaatataaatgtaaatatatcaaatgttattaaataaaatatgtataatatttacatatgagaagaaaattataacatttaattttatctacatatctatgcattttattattttaaaattttaaaaatattatattaattaatttatattatttaatttattttcatatttattgttaataattattataaaaataaacatgaatataaatatttatatttgtttaaatgttttatattataaaaatttgcaaatagcattaatataaaatattgttatcTATATCTAACAAAGGAGTTGTGCCAACCAAAATGGTTGGCATCTTTCTTTTGTAAACCTTTGATCCAAGGTTCAAATTGCACATTgcatttattattctttataaccacatcccacatcggaaactCACAAATATAATGAGTTCCATAAATAACCCACACCTACTTAAAGAGACAAGCTACCTGTGGGCTGGCTGGTGGGTGGGAAGACTGCAACCCAATTCAAAAGACACAAAGCCCATGAATCTTTTGGTAAACCGACATGTTGATTGGCTCACAAATAATCGAACGGTTTAATCGTCTGTCCGATTCGATGCTGGTCCAAAGCCCCTTTCGGTTCAAAAGCTAAATCAGACCAGATCAAGGTCCGATCGACGGTTCAACCGATTGAACCAATCGGGTCCGATTTTTAAATCATTGAGTTAAACTACtcaaaaatgttatttttaaaatggtgcATGATTACATATGACTCTAGAGTGAGATGTGATTCCTTTTACTATTAGGCCAACTCTATTGTACCTTGATGAACACACatgcaattatatatatatatatatattagaataCGTTTTTTATGTGCATAttataaattaactaaaataaaaatatttatacatgcataataatttgttttatatcCTTCAACATATTcagattaaatatattataatatttaatattaatgtgTTTTCAAATCATGAAAATTATCACAATGAGATGTGATTCCTTTTACTATTAGGCCAACTCTATTGTACCTTGATGAACACACatgcaataatatatatatatatatatatattagaatacgttttttatatgcatattataaattaactaaaataaaaatatttatacatgcataataatttgttttatatcCTTCAACATATTcagattaaatatattataatatttaatattaatgtgTTTTCAAATCGTGAAAATTATCACAAATGTcacaaaatattatatattattttaaaacataatctaaatatatatatatatatatatatatatatatatatgacatattatttcttattttatcatttcttgaaattttatttcacatttttaagagttttgatcaatttttggtCCATCgatattttttatcaaagttttcatcgatatttttttatatatcctGAACTAACCTATACGGTAAAAACCAATATTTATATCACTATATTTAACGAAATAAAACTTCACATCTCActtcttgaattattttttctattaccGATATCctaatttaactaaataaaaaccctaacaTCTCACTTcctgaattattttttattatttactacTTAATTTAACTAAATTAAGTAGGTTGTATTtactacttattttttattatatgaaagGATAATCTACCTAAATTTCATATAAGTATGTGATAAAATAAATCTTTCAATTGAAAGTATTTTACATctaataaatatattgaaattaagaaaaagtaaatatttaattaaaattttaaatactgattaataattattcaatttaataaGTTTATCATTGTATTCAATTGTCTTTATATCTCAAGAATTCATTTAGtgatttttattcaattatataattaatctaatgttcttttttcttttttcttttacttcttaatatttaataaaaatagaatattaaaaaaaccaaataacttaatacttatctATGAGGTTTATTCAATGGAGACTTAGCTATGTATGTTAAGCccaatttagatttattttttcaaaagtaaagatctattttttaaaatttatatatgttttgctaatttttgtttaacgagcttatgatttaaaaataatataatatgaaataagtaaaatgtTGTTCtttataaaacatatattttaacTTATGTAAGAAGTTCTTCCATATTTAATAAAaccttttttgtattttctttgatcgttttcttttcttctttttttcctttcatttttctttcccttttatttCTTAGAAACTAAACATAGGCTTAATTCCAAAATCCAAATATTGTATATtcaaaaaggagaagaaaaaaaaaagtggggtgCGGGGGTGGTGGCGTGGCTGGGGGTATGGGCCTGGGTCATTGGCTGTCCATCGGCCCAATTCATAtatggtttgaactcttcaacacttggactgaggcttttttttttttcttttcataattcTGTTATATAACAGTTGATGGAAAATATTAGGATGAGAGTGAACGGAGGAAAGATGTGAGGTCTGTGTGGTTCTCTCTGCTTTTTTTTCTCAGTCAAaatttttctctcaattttccaCTTATTCCCATCTTGAAAACTTCTGTTGGATCCAAAAAAGTTTTAACCATGGCTGAGGAAGCAATACCCAAGGAGATACAGGTAGCCAAAGATGAGGTCCCTCAAAAGCAAGAGCCATCAAAGAAGGACGTTGAGGTTGAAGGGGCTGCAACTGGGGATGTAAAAGATGCAGAGAAAGATGGAGATTCCAAGAAATTCAATGACCCGAAGCCGGGATTGGCAGCATTGATTGATGATGAGAAGGAAAATGAAGGTGTGTCTAAGGATTCAGTAGTTGATTCCTTGGTTGCTGAGAGGGGAGCTTCATTCCAGGAGGAGAGCAACCTTCCATCCGATCTCAAAGACTTGGAGAAGAAGGCATTGCTTGATCTCAGATCGAAGATCGAAGACGCAATACGCAGTAACACTTTGTTCGAGGAGGAGAAGAAGCAAGCGGAAGAGGCCGAGAAAGCAAGGTCGCCGGAGAAAGAAGgagaagagaaggaaaaatcAGTGGTGAATGAAGgacaaggagaagaaaaaaaaccagaGGAATTGGCAGTAGAGGaagggaaagaagaagaaaaacccgAAAACTTGGGCTTCaatggagagaaaaatgagacCAAACAGAAAGAAGAGGAACAAGAGAAAATCAATATTGAAATCGGGAAAAAGGCCATTGAAGTTGACGAGGAAATCAAGCTGTGGGGAGTACCCTTACTGCCAAGCAAAGGAGACAAGGGAACCGATGTAATCCTCCTCAAATTCTTGCGAGCCCGAGAATTCAAGGTCCAGGAGGCCTTCGAGATGCTGAGAAACACCCTCAAATGGATAAAAGATAACAACATCGACATCATTCTGGAGGAGGAGTTTCCGCCCGAGCTGAGCTCGGTGGCATACATGCAAGGCATGGATAGGAAAGGCCACCCCATCTGCTACAACATCTTCGGCACGTTTCTGAACGATGAAATCTACAACAAGACGTTTGGGACCGAAGAACTTCGCCACAAGTTCTTGAGATGGAGGTTTCAGCTGATGGAGAGGGGGATTAAGAAGCTTGATTTTGGGTCAGGTGGGGCAACGTCAATGCTTCAAGTGAATGACCTGAGGAACAGCCCTGGGCCGACCAAGAAGGAGCTTCGCCAAGCTATGAAACAGGCCGTTGGGCTTCTCCAAGACAATTACCCTGAATTTGTTTCAAGAAATGTAAATAATATTACCCcttcattctcattttctttcttgaatTTCTTGCAAGACAATTAttggcctgaattttgtttGATTTCTGATTCCAGATCTTCATTAATGTGCCCTTCTGGTCTTACGCCTTCTATGCTGTTGTATCGCCTTTCTTCACACAAAGAAGCAAGAACAAATTCGACTTTGCCCGCCCTGCCAGGGTCACTGAAACCCTTCTCAAGTAACTAAACTTCTCCTTGGTTTTTGCATGCTACTTGGAATAGTATGGATTGGTTTCCTTCTATctatactttatttttcttcattttttcttttcttttattttatctttttttttttccctcttattTCCCCATGAAATTATCGAACATAATCTTAATGATAGCatataagaatatataaaaaaaaaatataagaagttACATGTATTTTAATAGTTCGGCCATATccaataataagaaaaatcattttaccaaatatagaaaatattataaagtatagaaaaaaaatatacaactaTTGAACGTTGTCATGTTTTCCTACTATTTGTATATAACCCTTCAATCGGAATAACAAACTCCAATTCTATCAGTGTCACTCCTTGCATTTCTACTTGCTCAttctatcataattttttatcgaaaaacatattcttaatatcttttgttattttagaaagaaatttatttttcaataatatgaCATAGAAAATATTTCATACAATATTCTTCATGAAAAGGAATATCTATGAGTTAGGAATTTAGgaatttgaaacatttttagACCATTAGCATACTTTCAACAAAACTGAAACTAATCCAAAACTCGAATTTAGGTACATTGATGCTCAGCAAATCCCGGTTGGTTATGGTGGGTTTCACAGGGAGAATGATCCAGACTTCTCCATTGAAGATGGTGTTTCAGAGGTTATTATAAAGGGTGGATCATCAGGAGCCATTGCAATACCTGCACCAGAGGTGAGACTCTAAGACCAAACCTATACTAGTCTCTTTAGATCAATGCATGTCATTGAGAAGGCATTGGAAGACAACTCAACCCCTAACCCCATTTACCCTTTGTccttaaagaagaaaattttcctACTAATATGTACTTGATGACTGAAACTTCAGAAAATTTGATGGCATAACAGTGGTTGTGTTTGGTTATAGATACAGTTGCAGCTAGTAGGTTGATCCAACCTAACCCCGACATTTGAATAGAATAGGACAATCATTTCAATACCCAAGTTGGGATTGAGTTagattttttcaattcaaactcaatttggGTTTAGCTCAAGTCAAGGTTTGGACAACCTAAGTCTAAcccgatttaatatttttataatattcataatatatattatctcatatgataatattcattttctttgaaaattatttttaaaaaatatcaaagatttaAAAGTCgaaatttttgttctatttactttaagttttgatataaatatataaaagtttcaaaaaaaccaatatgaattaattataaattatagaatCTAATCAACTCAAGTTTAATTCAATTAACTTTAACTTAatctaaactaaaataaatgagattgaATTGGGTTGACCTTAAATTGAGTACCTTGCGTTAGATATTGGGTTGGATTGGGTTCCAAGTttattgtttcttaatttgggTTGGACCCACAATACTCATCGACTCGGGTAACCCGCCGTGGGAAATTAAGGGATGGAGGGTGAAAaagatgatgattttttttgtgtGAATAACGTATATCGGTATATGTAATGTTTCAGGTAGGGACAAAATTCACATGGGAGATAACAGTGTTGGGGTGGGACGTGAACTACAGGGAGGAATTCGTGCCGAAAGATGAAGGGTCGTATACGATGATAGTACAGAAGGAGAGGAAGGTGGGGTGGGAGGAGGGAGCTATCAGAAACTCCTTCACCAACAAGGAAGCAGGCATGCTTGTGCTTACCATTGACAACGCTACTTTCAAGAAGAAGAGGGTTTTGTATCGATACAAGCCCAactccacctccaccaccaccaccaccccctCTTCTTCTACTACTACATGATCTCATCCATCATTCTCCACTTCAACTCACCATGGCCCAGAATAATGTTGActtgttcattttattttttcctttttccttagAAGGATTAATTCTTCATGTgggataattaataattttgtgtTGGGTAAGTTAAATTctctatttatttgttgttgTAAGTGAAGATTTTGTAATTACTTTTTGATAATTTGAATATTATATGACTTATTCATAATCTACAAAAAGGTTTTAGAAGTTATCTTaggatttaaatatttatattttgccGTCATTGGGAAGTAAATAGAACAATAGAttgttcaattaaaaaatatatttgtaatttaaaatcaatctttggcGGTTAAATTTGcctaaaaatgttaaaaagtttaGTTTTGAGTATCAGTGTGACTCATCTTTTGAGTGTATTTgtaaaatattctattttgtaatctcatttcataaaaaattaaaagttttagaagcgatattattattattattttataataataaaaaaaattaactatagTCTTAAGTGTTGAAAAGATAGTACATTCAAATAAGAGACCTCCATTGTTCTTATATAAAATGAACTATAGAGGATTGGAAATATGTTTTTACtcatgtaaaataattataaaatataatttttttaaaaataatttaagtttcatACATTTATCGTCAAAAGTGATATTTAGGATAGTAAAAAGTAGTACTTATATCATTAAGAAGTACTTGAATGGTTAAAGATAGTACGTAGTTTTCATAAAAATTGtatgaaatactaattatttttatatagctAGTAGTTTATAAACTTGAATTCCtattttgtgattatttttcatatgaatGTATGGAAACACTTTTCCCCtcaaaaaaatactatataagaaagagaaaaatttaAGCCTCGTGGTTTGTGGTTAGTGAGCCATAActgtaaatatattatttatataaagaaTGCTTTAAGAGCAAAAGATCGCGTGGCCTAATGGATAAGGCGCTCGCCTCCGGAGCGGGAGATTGTGGGTTCGAGTCCCATCGCGATCGTTACCAAGGTcactttcatttttgttttttaaaatttatcaaatggtatttttttaattatataactcataataaaaaatactatcaaagtatatgtatatattcaaAGAGTCAgcatgattttctttaaaagcaaACTCTATTAATGAAAACTTCtaacattaaaaaaaggaaattaactttttgaaaacaaataaattagtcgaaaattttttttaaatacttacaAAAATTACtgataataatttctaaaaaaatatttgattaataattCTCCATAAAACACTTGTAGAGatcaattaaaagtaatttaaataaaaaaaaaattcaaacccaCTTTAACTAAAGCaacatttattatatatatataaatttaaataatttaacttaactctagtattaagttttttattttagtttattttaattaaatattaagtattaacaAGGTGAATGTTCTAATAAGCTTGTGTTTTACTTGTttcaaaaagttgtttttttcaATTTGCGACCAAATTAATTCAAAACTGACCCAAATGACCTTTCAGGGCACCTAAAAAAATCCTAAGTTAAAGCATAAGTTACTGGGTAAAAGGAGCCAAAAAAGTAAGGATGGTTTCATGAACAAGGTTAGGTTTTTATGGGGGTTAACCGTAAAAATTCACTCTCATGGACATACTCCTCGACTTTTCTAAACAACCAGAACCACAGCTAAATGAACCTTCATTGAAAAATGAAGCTAGAAAAATGTATTATGGCAAGATTACTCCCTTTGGTTTACCTCAAAACAATAGCACTCCACCAAAGCATTCCAATATCAACAAATCTCTAGAGCTGATGTAGCTTTGAAAATGCGAAGGACAAATTGAAAGATATAAGAACAAGAATCAAATGTATCCATAAAGgtgtgatatctcacatcgaataaggaaaaatattatcaaaactataaatatggattcctcttaaccttgtagacGCATTTTAAAGTCGTAGACCCCTTTTAGGCACAAAAAGGacaatatatacatatatatcacATTGGTTAAGGAAAAAAGTTTTCAAGACTATATAAATATAGGTTCCTCTTAACCTTGTAAACACGTTTTAAAACCATGAATGTCATTTGGACCCAAGAGAGGACAATATATACATGGTTAAGAGCTCAGAgagaataatatatatacatggtCCAGAGAGAACAATATATATATGGTTGAGATCCCGATGCGAGTCTTTGTTTGTTCAATCCCATGAGGGGTGGAGGATGTTGTGTCTACATAATTGGGGGTGATTGTGATATCCTATATCGAATAAGAGAAAAAGTTCCTAGAGATACATATTTATAGGCTTTTCTTAACCTTGTTGATGCGTATTAAAGCTGTGAAGGCCCTTTGAGCTCAAAGGGCACGATATCTACACGATTGGGAGTAGGTCATTACAAAAGACCTTACACAATTGATGCAAGAATTGAAGTTATCTATAGCCAATGAGCCTTCTTCCTGTCCTTCTTCGTCTTGTATCTGTTctaacctataaaaaaaaaaaccagtttCTCCTAAATGCATCCCATTTTGAACTCGGAAAAACCAGGTTCAGATTGAAAGATACAAGAACTGGACATACCTGTAGAGGCCTCTTCCTCCATGAAAACCCAGCTTCTCTCAAATATATCTGTTGAACCCAGGTTTTGATTGAAGGATAAAAGAACTGAACATATCTATAAAGACCTCTTTTTTTAACATATCCATAGAGGCCTTCTTGAATATATCCATTTTAGCTTAGAAAACCCAGCTTCTCTCCTCTCATATATACAGATATCTGCTTTAGCTTTTTCACATTGAAAGATACAACTGAACATATCTATAGAGGCCTCTTCTTAAATTTATCTGCTTTAGCCTTTGGCAACCCAGGTTCAGACTGAATGATACAAGAACCTAACAAATCTATACAGGCTTCCTCCTGCTTCCAGTTTTTCACCAATGTAACTTAGTAGCAAGTCATCTGCATCATTTACTTCTCTATGATTACGCTTAAAGGGTGGCACCTATATTGTTATGTGGGATAATCCTTTTGGAATCCAACATAATACGCCTAATTTCTCCTGGGCATTCCAGTTTTGTTCTATGTTACAGGGAAAATTCAAAGCATGAGAAGTACTCTTGCCAAAAATGACATGACAAGGATTTAGACATGGGTTATGCAATTGAGATTGCCTATTAGTAAGATAATGTAACTTACAGTAACTAACAGGGGGCATgtccaagaaagaaaaagaacaatctattcttattttattgcaAGGCCCTTAAGACTCATATTGTACATTCTATCATAGATACATACTTCAATCTAGCCTAAGTTAAAAGAACACAATACACAATATAGACCTAAACCCTAGAAGCTTAAACTTTAATGAAAATTGGTTGTTTAACGTAGTATCAAAGTCTCATTTGGCGGGAGATCATATGTTCAAGCATCATCACGCCTATGTGTTTTTCCATGTGCAGATATGGGGTTGTATGTGAAGGAGGGTATTAAAAAGTACAATATGCATAGTgaacccaaatcctacaagcttaaaactttaaaaaaaaaattcgttATTTAAAAGCCTACAAATCCTAAGATATTGGAATTAAAGGAATCTGATAATTAGATATATACCAAAGGAATCTGACAGTTAAACACATACCAGCACCTGATGTTTGTGCCCAAGTCCATGTGAAAAAGGTTTTCTATGGAGTGCAAGTGacaattttttcttcaatatcaACAAATGTCAACTCCTTCCTAGTTTAAATAAGTTTATACCATCTCTAAATCTATGTGCCAATAGACAAACAGATATTCCATTTTTCTATCAAAGAATAGGATATTCTAGATAGTTGATGCCCTTTACCATTTCACTGATAGCACTCACCGAATTTCATAGTTTCTCCTAGTCCTATCAAAAGCTGATCTTAACCCAACTTTCATTAGGTGGAATCCATCCCACTAATTTTTCTATCAAAGAATAGGATATTCTAGATAGTTGATGCCCTTTACCATTTCACTGATAGCACTCACCGAATTTCATAGTTTCTCCTAGTCCTATCAAAAGCTGATCTTAACCCAACTTTCATTAGGTGGAATCCATCCCACTAATTTTTCTATCAAAGAATAGGATATTCTAGATAGTTGATGCCCTTTCCCATTTCACTGATAGCACTCACTGAATTTTATAGTTTCTCCTAGTCCTATCAAAAGCTGATCTTAACCCAACTTTCATTAGGTGGAATCCATCCCACTAATTTTGCAATTTTACTACATTTGTTCCA
Protein-coding regions in this window:
- the LOC100247845 gene encoding patellin-4 gives rise to the protein MAEEAIPKEIQVAKDEVPQKQEPSKKDVEVEGAATGDVKDAEKDGDSKKFNDPKPGLAALIDDEKENEGVSKDSVVDSLVAERGASFQEESNLPSDLKDLEKKALLDLRSKIEDAIRSNTLFEEEKKQAEEAEKARSPEKEGEEKEKSVVNEGQGEEKKPEELAVEEGKEEEKPENLGFNGEKNETKQKEEEQEKINIEIGKKAIEVDEEIKLWGVPLLPSKGDKGTDVILLKFLRAREFKVQEAFEMLRNTLKWIKDNNIDIILEEEFPPELSSVAYMQGMDRKGHPICYNIFGTFLNDEIYNKTFGTEELRHKFLRWRFQLMERGIKKLDFGSGGATSMLQVNDLRNSPGPTKKELRQAMKQAVGLLQDNYPEFVSRNIFINVPFWSYAFYAVVSPFFTQRSKNKFDFARPARVTETLLKYIDAQQIPVGYGGFHRENDPDFSIEDGVSEVIIKGGSSGAIAIPAPEVGTKFTWEITVLGWDVNYREEFVPKDEGSYTMIVQKERKVGWEEGAIRNSFTNKEAGMLVLTIDNATFKKKRVLYRYKPNSTSTTTTTPSSSTTT